One region of Streptomyces sp. NBC_00442 genomic DNA includes:
- a CDS encoding PPOX class F420-dependent oxidoreductase, producing the protein MSADVLDRLGAGKYLLVTSYKKDGTGVATPVWVVRDGDALMVWTVTDSWKVKRVRNRPGVLVGPCDVRGNPTGEQHPATAVVCDAATTAACRTLLARKYGVLGRLTLLGSRVRRGTSGTVALRITLGAGPAQRDQGPF; encoded by the coding sequence ATGAGTGCCGATGTGCTGGACCGGCTCGGCGCCGGCAAGTACCTCCTCGTCACGAGTTACAAGAAGGACGGCACGGGTGTCGCGACGCCGGTGTGGGTGGTCCGGGACGGTGACGCCCTGATGGTCTGGACGGTCACCGATTCCTGGAAGGTCAAGCGCGTCCGCAACCGGCCCGGGGTGCTGGTCGGGCCGTGCGACGTGCGTGGCAACCCGACCGGCGAACAGCACCCGGCGACGGCCGTGGTGTGCGACGCCGCCACCACGGCGGCCTGCCGGACGCTGCTGGCCCGCAAGTACGGGGTGCTCGGCCGGCTCACCCTGCTCGGCAGCAGGGTGAGGCGCGGCACGAGCGGCACGGTGGCCCTGCGGATCACCCTCGGCGCCGGGCCGGCTCAGCGGGACCAGGGCCCGTTCTAG
- a CDS encoding SDR family NAD(P)-dependent oxidoreductase, whose product MARPVTIVTGGSRGIGAATCVRLAADGHDIALGYLSNDVAAQEVAETVRETGARCVTVRCDTSHEADVERLFDTAAAELGAVSGLVNNAGVTGPLGRLADARTEDLRRVMDVNVIGYLLCCRRAARDMAALGGGAIVNISSAAATLGGPGDYVHYAASKAATDALTIGLSKELGPDGIRVNAVAPGIIDTDMHATMGDPGRPARAAAGIPLGRPGEASEIAAAVAWLLSPDASYTTGTVLRVSGGR is encoded by the coding sequence GTGGCACGTCCGGTCACCATCGTCACAGGGGGCAGCAGGGGAATCGGGGCGGCCACCTGCGTCCGGCTCGCCGCCGACGGGCACGACATCGCCCTCGGGTACCTGAGCAACGACGTCGCCGCTCAGGAGGTGGCCGAGACGGTGCGCGAGACCGGGGCCCGCTGCGTCACCGTGCGGTGCGACACCTCGCACGAGGCGGACGTGGAGCGACTGTTCGACACCGCGGCCGCGGAACTCGGCGCGGTGAGCGGGCTGGTCAACAACGCCGGAGTCACCGGGCCGCTCGGCCGTCTCGCCGACGCCCGCACCGAGGACCTGCGCCGGGTCATGGACGTCAACGTCATCGGGTATCTCCTGTGCTGCCGGCGGGCGGCGCGCGACATGGCCGCGCTGGGCGGCGGCGCCATCGTCAACATCTCCTCCGCGGCGGCCACCCTGGGCGGTCCCGGCGACTACGTGCACTACGCCGCGTCGAAGGCCGCCACGGACGCCCTCACCATCGGCCTGTCCAAGGAACTCGGGCCGGACGGCATCCGGGTCAACGCGGTCGCCCCTGGCATCATCGACACGGACATGCACGCCACGATGGGCGACCCCGGCCGCCCCGCACGGGCGGCCGCCGGCATCCCGCTGGGCCGTCCCGGCGAGGCGTCCGAGATCGCCGCCGCCGTCGCCTGGCTCCTCTCCCCCGACGCCTCGTACACCACCGGCACGGTCCTGCGGGTCTCCGGCGGCCGGTGA
- a CDS encoding MarR family winged helix-turn-helix transcriptional regulator, with protein MVTKPPARTHDDEDYLRLDLQLCFSLHAASRAFNGVYRTLLKDLGLTYPQYLVMLTLWEHGELPVKSIGAKLRLDSGTLSPLLKRLESAGFVERRRSPADERSVTIRLTDRGTALRERARAVPHRIAEAVPLPPDDFRTLRTLLATLTEGLDAAQTPPVTDHDGDVDGAVCAGE; from the coding sequence ATGGTGACCAAGCCCCCCGCCCGCACGCACGACGACGAGGACTACCTGCGGCTCGACCTCCAGCTCTGCTTCTCGCTGCACGCGGCATCGCGCGCCTTCAACGGCGTCTACCGCACGCTCCTGAAGGATCTGGGGCTGACCTATCCGCAGTACCTGGTGATGCTGACGCTCTGGGAACACGGCGAGCTGCCCGTCAAGAGCATCGGCGCCAAGCTGCGGCTGGACTCGGGCACCCTGTCGCCGCTGCTCAAGCGCCTCGAATCGGCGGGGTTCGTCGAACGGCGGCGCAGCCCGGCGGACGAGCGCTCCGTCACCATCCGCCTCACGGACCGGGGCACCGCGCTGCGCGAACGCGCCCGTGCCGTGCCGCACCGCATCGCCGAAGCCGTGCCTCTTCCCCCGGACGACTTCCGCACCCTGCGCACCCTCCTGGCCACCCTGACCGAGGGACTCGACGCCGCACAGACGCCGCCGGTGACCGACCACGACGGCGACGTCGACGGGGCGGTCTGCGCCGGAGAGTGA
- a CDS encoding MFS transporter produces the protein MSSTVQGPGPEPRTITTSVPARLDRLPWSRWHWMIVIGLGTVWILDGLEVTVVGNIASRLSEPGSGLAISDAQVTGLGAALYVAGACFGALFFGWLTDRFGRKKLFLVTLAVYLAATAMTALSFTAWWFFLFRFLTGFGIGGEYAAINSAIDELIPSKYRGRVDLIINGSYWLGAMGGALLSVLALNTDLLPKDIGWRLTFALGVVLGLVILLVRRHVPESPRWMFIHGREEGAEQLLDDVEHTVEEEKGERLPEPGSSITIEQRTSVGFLEIARTLFRSYPKRAVLGFSLFIGQAFLYNAITFGFSSILVKFFDVSSGTTGYFFAVIAFGNFLGPLFLGKLFDTVGRRKMIAGTYVLSGLLLFVTAWFFAQGWLSATTMTACWCVVLFFASAGASSAYLTVSEIFPMETRAMAIAFFYAIGTAAGGISGPLVFSALTSSGVVGDAVIAFSIGAALMTAAGVVAAFLAIDAEGKSLEDIAAPLSARLGAKGETPPAAPAG, from the coding sequence ATGAGCAGCACGGTGCAGGGCCCCGGGCCCGAGCCACGAACCATCACGACCTCTGTTCCGGCCAGGCTCGACCGGCTTCCGTGGTCGCGCTGGCACTGGATGATCGTGATCGGCCTGGGCACCGTGTGGATCCTGGACGGGCTCGAGGTCACCGTCGTCGGGAACATCGCGAGCCGGCTCTCGGAGCCCGGCAGTGGGCTCGCCATCAGCGACGCCCAGGTCACCGGCCTGGGCGCCGCGCTGTATGTGGCGGGCGCCTGCTTCGGGGCACTGTTCTTCGGCTGGCTGACCGACCGGTTCGGACGCAAGAAGCTGTTCCTCGTCACCCTCGCGGTGTATCTCGCCGCGACGGCGATGACGGCGCTGTCCTTCACCGCGTGGTGGTTCTTCCTCTTCCGCTTCCTGACCGGCTTCGGCATCGGCGGCGAGTACGCGGCCATCAACTCCGCCATCGACGAACTGATCCCGAGCAAGTACCGCGGCCGGGTGGACCTCATCATCAACGGGAGCTACTGGCTCGGCGCGATGGGCGGCGCGCTGCTCTCCGTCCTCGCCCTCAACACGGACCTCCTGCCCAAGGACATCGGCTGGCGGCTCACGTTCGCCCTGGGTGTGGTCCTCGGTCTCGTCATCCTGCTGGTGCGTCGGCACGTGCCGGAGAGCCCCCGGTGGATGTTCATCCACGGCCGCGAGGAGGGCGCCGAGCAGCTCCTCGACGACGTCGAACACACGGTGGAGGAGGAGAAGGGCGAGCGGCTGCCGGAGCCGGGGAGCTCGATCACCATCGAGCAGCGCACCAGCGTGGGGTTCCTGGAGATCGCCCGGACCCTGTTCCGCTCGTATCCCAAGCGGGCCGTGCTCGGCTTCTCCCTGTTCATCGGTCAGGCGTTCCTCTACAACGCGATCACGTTCGGCTTCAGCTCGATCCTGGTGAAGTTCTTCGACGTGTCGAGCGGAACGACCGGCTACTTCTTCGCCGTGATCGCCTTCGGCAACTTCCTGGGGCCGCTCTTCCTCGGCAAACTCTTCGACACCGTCGGCCGCCGCAAGATGATCGCCGGGACGTATGTGCTGTCCGGTCTGCTGCTCTTCGTCACCGCGTGGTTCTTCGCGCAGGGGTGGCTCAGCGCGACCACCATGACGGCGTGCTGGTGCGTGGTGCTGTTCTTCGCTTCGGCGGGCGCCAGTTCGGCGTATCTGACGGTGAGCGAGATCTTCCCGATGGAGACCCGGGCCATGGCGATCGCCTTCTTCTACGCCATCGGAACGGCCGCGGGCGGCATCTCGGGACCGCTGGTGTTCTCGGCACTGACGTCCAGCGGAGTCGTCGGCGACGCCGTCATCGCCTTCAGCATCGGCGCCGCACTGATGACGGCGGCCGGCGTGGTGGCCGCGTTCCTCGCGATCGACGCGGAGGGCAAGTCCCTCGAGGACATCGCGGCCCCGCTTTCGGCGCGGCTGGGCGCGAAGGGCGAGACCCCGCCGGCGGCGCCCGCGGGGTGA
- a CDS encoding organic hydroperoxide resistance protein, producing MDALYTAVATANGREGRTVSSDGRLDLPLAFPPALGGNGEGTNPEQLFAAGYAACFASAMGSVARQLKLDVKDVSVTAEVGIGKDPADGGFGIGVVMRVELPEHLEGDSGAKLVELTHAACPYSKATRGNIPFEIVIE from the coding sequence ATGGACGCGCTCTACACCGCAGTGGCGACCGCCAATGGCCGCGAGGGCCGCACCGTCAGCTCCGACGGCCGGCTCGACCTGCCGCTCGCCTTCCCGCCGGCCCTCGGTGGCAATGGCGAGGGCACCAACCCCGAGCAGCTCTTCGCCGCCGGATACGCGGCGTGCTTCGCCAGCGCCATGGGGTCGGTCGCCCGTCAGCTGAAGCTCGACGTCAAGGACGTCTCGGTCACCGCCGAGGTCGGCATCGGCAAGGACCCCGCCGACGGCGGCTTCGGCATCGGAGTCGTCATGCGCGTCGAGCTCCCCGAGCACCTGGAGGGGGACAGCGGCGCCAAGCTCGTCGAGCTGACCCACGCGGCCTGCCCGTACTCCAAGGCGACCCGCGGCAACATCCCGTTCGAGATCGTCATCGAGTAG
- a CDS encoding methyltransferase yields MATSSDHPTGPTDRFSPSPLNQLLYGHIHSAAVRAVAEHRIADRLADGPRTAERLAADSGLHADTLRRVLRLLAVHGLFTQDAEGAFGLTEAGQALRTDVRGSQRTAALLLTDEMFRRAADGIPDAVRTGRTPFEAAYHVSFFDHLAASPEQRALFDSGMASMSGRTDDLIVESYPFPADGTVVDVGGGRGSFLHAVLRREPALNGVLFDLPDTVSDHELDTEEVKGRWSVRGGDFFSGVPEGGDLYLLKRILHDWSDEECLRILAAVRGAMAPGKRLLVVDSVLPDNGEAHPAVELDIIMMMLVTGRERTAGEFEDLLSRCGFRLNRVLPTPSLPSILEAEAV; encoded by the coding sequence TTGGCGACCAGCTCGGACCACCCGACCGGCCCCACCGACCGGTTCTCGCCCTCCCCGCTGAACCAACTGCTGTACGGCCACATCCACTCGGCCGCGGTCAGGGCCGTGGCCGAGCACCGCATCGCCGACCGCCTCGCCGACGGGCCCCGTACCGCCGAGCGGCTCGCCGCCGACAGCGGGCTGCACGCCGACACGCTCCGGCGCGTCCTGCGGCTGCTCGCGGTCCACGGGCTGTTCACCCAGGACGCGGAGGGTGCCTTCGGTCTCACCGAGGCGGGCCAGGCGCTGCGCACCGACGTACGCGGCTCGCAGCGCACCGCGGCCCTGCTGCTCACCGACGAGATGTTCCGCCGGGCGGCCGACGGAATCCCGGACGCCGTGCGGACCGGGAGGACGCCGTTCGAAGCCGCCTACCACGTCTCGTTCTTCGACCACTTGGCCGCCTCGCCCGAGCAGCGCGCGCTCTTCGACTCGGGGATGGCCTCGATGTCCGGCCGCACCGACGACCTCATCGTGGAGAGCTATCCCTTCCCCGCCGACGGCACCGTCGTCGACGTCGGGGGCGGACGCGGCAGCTTCCTGCACGCCGTGCTCCGTCGTGAACCGGCCCTGAACGGCGTCCTGTTCGACCTGCCCGACACCGTGTCCGACCACGAGCTGGACACCGAGGAGGTGAAGGGGCGCTGGAGCGTGCGGGGCGGCGACTTCTTCTCCGGCGTACCCGAGGGCGGCGACCTCTACCTGCTCAAGCGCATCCTGCACGACTGGAGCGACGAGGAATGCCTGCGCATCCTGGCGGCGGTCCGCGGGGCGATGGCGCCGGGCAAACGGCTGCTCGTCGTGGACTCGGTACTGCCGGACAACGGCGAGGCACACCCCGCGGTGGAACTGGACATCATCATGATGATGCTGGTGACCGGAAGGGAGCGCACGGCCGGGGAGTTCGAGGACCTGCTCTCCCGGTGCGGGTTCCGCCTGAACCGGGTCCTGCCGACGCCGTCCCTGCCCTCGATCCTGGAGGCCGAAGCCGTGTGA
- a CDS encoding NAD-dependent epimerase/dehydratase family protein has product MKHNDSDLHVVLGAGPAGTAVAAELAHRGHPVRLVDRSGTGAAMTGVDRVKGDVGTREGAAAAVAGAGVVYHCVNVAYHLQVDVMPRIQEAVLGAVEAQGARLVVLDTLYPYGETHGDVMTEDSPWRATTHKGRMRAELDEKYLAAHREGRASVVLGRSADFIGPGVLNSTLGGAVFPAALTGGEVLTLGNIDLPHSYTDIRAVAAGLATLGESPRGDGRVWHLPTAPTLTTREVLGMIEDRVGGPLKIVTLDELRPFGPFDQVFVDAYAEMFYQHTEPQIMNSGAFEAAFATSPVPMGDTLDATLAWYRGLLAEHA; this is encoded by the coding sequence ATGAAGCACAACGACAGCGACCTGCACGTGGTCCTCGGCGCGGGCCCGGCCGGCACCGCGGTCGCCGCCGAACTCGCCCACCGGGGGCACCCCGTCCGCCTCGTCGACCGGTCGGGAACCGGCGCCGCGATGACGGGCGTCGACCGCGTGAAGGGCGATGTCGGCACCCGCGAGGGCGCCGCGGCCGCCGTGGCGGGAGCGGGGGTCGTCTACCACTGCGTGAACGTCGCCTACCACCTCCAGGTCGACGTCATGCCCCGCATCCAGGAGGCCGTGCTGGGCGCCGTGGAGGCGCAGGGGGCCCGCCTCGTCGTCCTGGACACGCTCTACCCGTACGGCGAGACGCACGGCGACGTCATGACCGAGGACTCCCCGTGGCGCGCCACCACGCACAAGGGCAGGATGCGTGCGGAGCTGGACGAGAAGTACCTGGCCGCCCACCGCGAGGGCCGGGCGTCGGTGGTGCTCGGCCGGTCCGCCGACTTCATCGGGCCCGGCGTCCTCAACTCCACCCTCGGTGGGGCCGTCTTCCCCGCGGCGCTGACCGGCGGCGAGGTGCTGACCCTCGGGAACATCGATCTGCCGCACAGCTACACCGACATCCGGGCCGTGGCCGCCGGGCTCGCCACGCTCGGCGAGAGCCCGCGGGGCGACGGGCGCGTCTGGCACCTGCCCACCGCTCCGACCCTCACCACCCGCGAGGTGCTCGGGATGATCGAGGACCGCGTCGGAGGCCCCCTGAAGATCGTCACCCTTGACGAGCTGCGCCCCTTCGGCCCGTTCGACCAGGTCTTCGTGGACGCGTACGCCGAGATGTTCTACCAGCACACCGAGCCGCAGATCATGAACTCGGGCGCCTTCGAGGCCGCGTTCGCCACATCCCCGGTCCCGATGGGCGACACCCTTGACGCCACCCTGGCGTGGTACCGCGGCCTGCTGGCCGAGCACGCCTGA